One Nicotiana sylvestris chromosome 12, ASM39365v2, whole genome shotgun sequence genomic window carries:
- the LOC138883312 gene encoding uncharacterized protein: MAPFEALYGRRCRSLIGWFEVGKAEMIGPDLVHQAMEKVKIIKERLKTAQSRQKSYLDIRRRDLEFKEDDWVFLKVSPIKGITRFGKKGKLSSRYIGPYRIIQRIGQVAYKPGLPPEMLLVHPIFHVSMLKKVVGDPSTIVQVETIEVNEELSYEEIPVVILNRQVRKLRNKEIVSVKVLW; the protein is encoded by the coding sequence atggcaccattcgaggcattgtatggtagaagaTGTAGGTCTctcattgggtggttcgaggttggaaaAGCTGAAATGATAGGGCCGGACCttgtgcatcaggccatggagaaagtcaaaattattaaggaaaggttgaaaactgctcagagtcgccaaaagtcttatttagacattcgtcgcagagatttagagttcaaagaagatgattgggtatttttgaaggtttcccccataaAAGGTATCAcgcgatttggaaagaaaggaaaattgagttcAAGGTATATCGGaccgtacagaatcattcagaggattggtcaggtggcatacaagcccGGGCTGCCGCCCGAGATGTTATTGGTACACCCaatcttccatgtgtctatgttgaagaaggtagtgggagatccgtccactattgtgcaggttgaaactattgaggttaatgaagaactatcaTATGAGGAAATTCCAGTTGTCATTCTTAACAGGCAGGTCCGGAAGTTGAGAAACAAAGAAATTGtctccgtgaaagtgttatggtga